CGGGCTGGGGGTCGGGGCGGGCGGCCGCGAGCTGAAGGCGGCCGGGGCGAGCGGTTCGGCGCCCTTCCTGGGCGGCTGCGGGCCGTGCAGGTAGCGCAGCAGTTCCTCCAGCGTGGTCACCTCCACCGCCTGCCCCGGGCAGCCCGGCGGGGGCGGCCGCACCAGCACCCGCGGCGCGGGCCCGCCCGCCGCACTGCAGCCCGCCGGGCGGCCGGGGCCCTCCGACGCGTTGTTCCCGTTCTGGTTCCACTCCCAGGGCCCCCCGGAGGCACGGAGGTGCTTCACCGGCAGCTCGGGCGTGGACTCGGGGGTGGGCAGGCAGGCGAGGTCCGGTGGGGGTCCGCCGTCGGGCGGAGGCAGGAAGGTGGTGTAGAGCTGGGGCGTTTGCGCAGCATCTCCATCCTTGGGCGGAGGCGGGGGCTCAGAACCGCCACCGTGCAGCCGGGCCAGACTGCGGAGGGAGAGAGGGCGCGGCAGCCCCGGGCTCTCGATATCCTTGCTCCGACGGCGACGCGCTCGGCGACAAGCACAGGACACCAAGAAGCCGGAGACTGAGGCGCCCAGGGCGAAGGCCGCCGCCACGCAGGCCAGGAGGAGTGGGATGGGGATGGAGCGGGAGGCTGAAGCTGGGGAAAGGTCCCTGCGCACGCCTGCCGGCCAAGAAGGAGGGAGGCGGCTCAGCTTTAGGCGCACGGAAGGGACACAGGTGGGGCCAACCACAAGTTCTCATGCTGCTGCTCAGCTTCGCTCCACTCAGTCACAGGAGTCGTTTTCCCGGGATCCCTAAACACACAGGCTAGAGCACGGGTCTGGGGTAGTCCCTGCCCAGTTTTAGCCACTGCAGCCATGCCAGGCACATCTGCCATCCTGCCTGTGCAGGACACTGGCTGGGATGTCCAGCTGTGGTGAAGGGCGGTTCCAAACAGGTGTTAGTGGTTATCAAACACCAATCAGCACCCAGCTTAGAATTCTCAGCCTCAACAGGTCCACACTGCACTCGGTCCCTCCCAGGCAACCCCCTTACCCTGCGTGTGAGCTCCAAGAGTGGAAGACTGGGGCCCTGGGTGGGCATCACTGGGGGAACTGGGGGTCTCAAGGGAAGGGCCAGGACCCAGATGCACTGGTAACAGAGACCAGGTCAGTGCCAGTGAGACTTCCGCTCTCCACCCCTGACACcaccaagcccctcccctttgGAACACAAGTCCAGAATTCCAGTGTCTCTTCTGGTTGTTCAGGATGCTGGCCTGCCTATAGCCCAGACAGATTTGGTTGTGTGGGCTATGcaaggaaaaaggaaactgaggccggAAGACTCACCATAAGCAGAATCCCCAGGGCCAGACTGACTCCCAGTAGCTCCATCTATGAGACAGTGAGAATGAGGGAAAGGTGGTAGAAGCAACTGGAACAGATGCCGAGAAAGACAGATGCCCAAGCCCAAGATGCTGGTGGCCGTCAGAGAATACGCAGCTGTGGCTGCAGCCGGCCCTCGTGGTTACCTTGGCAGTCACCGTGCTCTGTGGATTCCTGGTTCCCAGTCACATCCACATCAGTCCTAAAAGGAAAGGGAGGTGGCTCACTGTGGCTCTACGCTTTGCCCCTCTCCTCATGAGTCCCAGGGGCTCCTCACTTACCCACCAGGTCCCCTGATGCTCACACAGCCTCTCAGTCGATGCCACCCACAGTATGGGTCCTGAGAAGCCAGACAGCTCCTAAGGGAAACTGAGCTGAGTGAGGCTGGCACCCTCTGCTTACACAGTCCATTCCATTGCCTTACAGGACACTCCCAGCCCCACACTTCACCCATCCACCAACCCCAGTCTGCTCCAGACCCCAGCTGCTGCCACCTTCAGACTCCCCAGGGTACCCCAACTTCACTATCCCCATTTCCTTGCCACCCTCAAGACTTGGGGATTTTTCTGTGCTCCTACCCGCCCAGGAAGCATAGCCAGGCAGCATCTGCCTTTAGGCGCCTCACCTCTGACATGCCCCATGCCGGGCACAGCGGCTGAGAGGGAGGTAGACGATACATCCAGGAAAGGCCACAAAGAGCCTGTGACCCTCGGTGTCCAGCTCCAGCCCTATGATCCGCCGTGAAGCTTGGGCTGAGCGCTTCCCACTGCACCTAATAGGAATGGGGTCTGGGTGAGAAGAGATAGGAGGAGAAGTGCCCAGAAGACCTGGGCTCACCCTATGGAAGCACCCTCCCCAGCCCAGTAGAGCTCTCTCACCAAACCCTTTCCCTACCTCAAGGCCTCTGATTCTGCCAAGCCAGCACTGGAGTGCCCAACCTactcccccatcccacctctgCCCCACAAAGAACTCACCGGGCAGGGCTGTAGGCATCAATCTCTTCCAGTATGATAGGCTCAGGTCGCAGAGACTGTCCTCCTGGAGGTAGCACCTTCAGCACTGTCCCGTCATTGGAGCCAAGAAACAAGACTGTAGTATTTCTGTGCGGCCCAGCCACGCCATCCACAGCTACCTGGGTCAGCAGAGCCCTGCAGCAGCAGGCTTCAGGTGAGGAAAGCATAGCCAGGAAAGCTGGCCCAAATGCCTGCTCCCCACTCTTGCTCCTTCAcaagccccacccccatgccAATGGGGTTTATCTCTGGCTACCTGCTGGTGAGAGTGAGGAGAGGCTGGTGGGTCGCAGGTGGCACAGCGGGATCCAGAAGCGGGTGAGCCTTGATGAAGAGCAGGACAGCATCAGGTAGGTCTTGAGAGGAGGAGAACGAGGCAGCTCCACCCACACCTGCACAGGACCCTGGCCTGGTGGGCACATGGGAAGGGGCAGCCTTAGGGCAGAGAACGGGGGTTAATGAAGCTATGTGCCCCCCCACTCTCAAACGTGGTTGGTAACCGTCCCTGCCCTGCAAACACACCCTGCGGCACCTGCTCCCTTCCCGGCTGCAGCTCCTTAGTCCAACCCAGTGCTAGGCCTGTCATGGCCACAGTGACCTGAGTCCTCCTCACAGCCGAATATTAAGAAAGAGCATTGCTTCTGCCCCATCAGAGTCACCTCTATCCCGGGTACCTGGGTGAGGGGACTCTGTCCTCAGAAACAGGAGTCCAGGCCCCATCCAGACTCCTCTGCTCCTTGAACTTGCCCTCAAACCCACGCTCAATGTCATCCAGGTAGAAGGCGCAGACTGCAGACCCAGGAATGCTGAGGGAGCCAGAAAAGATTCAAGGTGTTAACAGGGGTGGGACTGCTCCTGCAGGTAAGCTGTGGGCTGCCCTTTGTGCGCCATGCTGAGAGGCAGAGCCGGGTGGGCACGACAGTCACAGGGGACAGCAGATTGGCCTTGCTTGGAGCTTCCTCCTCAGAAGGCATCAAAAGCGAGTGTGAACGTTGGTGGGGTGGAGAACTAGATCACACAGCCTAGTACCCACCTGTTAGTCTGAGTAGTGAAGACCCCAAAGAGAGCAGAGCGGCCATGCAGGTTCACAGGCCCCGTTAAGGCCTGTAAGACGTCAAAGTAGAAGGTAGAGTCCCCAGGGACAGAGCAGTTGAGCCTCAGCTTAAGGAAGGAAGTCCAGTGGCGGTCCAAGGCCCTAGGTGAGCCGCCCATGTCGCGTTTACACACCCTGGCTACCCGAGAAAACTGCACCTGAGGAAAGATTGAGGAAAGCCACACGGCAGCTGCTGTGAGGTGAGGGCTCCAGGAGGCAAAGCAAGGGAACCGTATGGCAGGTCAGTTCGGGAGAGAATGGCCAGATGTCATAGATGAGAGAGGTGAAGTCTATGCAGAGGGCATGGGGAGGGGTCAGATCTAAGGAATCTGTTAAGGAGATTAGAGCCAAGAACCATTCTTAGGACCCAGACCCCTGGTGTCCAACTGCTTACCCTCCCCAGCCGGGAATCCTCTACAGCGACCTCTCGGAAGAAGAAGTAGACGTGGTCTCTGTGCTCCAAAGCATAGACAAAGTGTGGCTCTAAGGTGACAGGAAAGGGTATCCATACCTGCTCAGAAACTCATGCTGCACCGTCTTTCTACCCATCCACAAACACTGCTACTGCCCCACAGAGGCCTGGTGCCCCCTCATCCCGGCAGTCTGACCCCCAGGAAGACTGACCTCGCAACCACTTGGAGTCATACTTGGCAGAACGGAGTGGGGGCTGCGATCCAAGGCTTCTGTAAACTACAGCATCACTGGCCTGGAAATCCGCTGCTGTGGCTGAGTACAAACTGCCCTCTGGAGGGGTGGGGGTCAGGGGAAGCTCAGGGCCTGCAGCTTGTCTCTTACTGGTGCCCACACAGCGACTCAGGCCCTTCCCCAGGCCCCTACCGCCCTCCACTCAAGGACATGAGGGAAAGACCAAGTTGGGAGAGGAACGCCTTCCAGCCACGCGCCCAGGTGCACACCTGCAAAGATGGCCACATTTGACTGGGTGGCATCAAAGGGGCATCGAGCTTGTCCACTCAGCTCCTCACCTTCCTGTTGCAGCGACGTTATCTGGGGGCAGAGGAGGCAGGTTCCTAGAACCTTGGGGTCTCAGACGTGTGGCCCCACAGCCCACTCCTCCGTGCCTCTTCCCTGGCCCCCTCCACACTCTCGCATTCCAAGCATGCCAGTTCCACCCCCAGATGCCCATCTCTTCCCAGCAAACTGATTGCTTATTCTGGactctcctcccagccctcttCCTTTGTACCCCATAGCTGCGGCACATGGGGCTGAATGAGTTTGTTCCACAGGCAAGGAGCCTCTGCGAGTCCCAGGGAACAAGAACACGGATGTAGTTGTAGCATTCGTCCTAGAGAACCCAAAATTCAAGGTTAGTGACAAGGCTGGAATTGAAGTTAGGGGCCACAGGAAGTGAGGCAGTAGCCGTCAGTCGTGAGCCGGTCATGGCAATGCGGCTAGAGTCTCAGGCTGTTTGCTGGCCCTTTAGCCTCCACCAAGTTCTCTGGTCTCTGAACCTccttgccttccctccctccggCCCGCTCCACTCCTCACCGTGAGCTTTCCCCGAACAGCACAGTTCTCCACGTCCTGGCTCCTCCATGTCAGAaactgaagagagaaaacaaggggAAGTCATGGGGCAACCAGGACCCCTCCTCACGTCACGACTCCTTCTTAGACGCTTTTCTCACCCATGAGACCCCCAATACACCTTTCCCAGCTTCGtctccctgcctgcacctcctCGCATACAGCCCCTCACCTTGTTGGGCACcagcccctccccttcttcttggGCTTGAAGATCGAAGGAGAAAACGTGATCCCTGAAGGGTAGGTAAGGAGGGGTCAGAGCTGAGCCGAGGCACCCTGCCTGCCTGAGCGCCTCAGTCCCCTGCTTACCCATGTTCACCTGCTCAGGGCCAAGCCACACAAAGTTCCTGCTCCCTagcctcccccttcctccacGCCTTGTTCTCTGAGTCCAAGCATGTCCATGTCCCATGGCTTGTGCACCTGCATGTGTCCCCTGCAAGATGCTGCAGTGGCCATGCAGGTCCCATGTCTGCCCAGGAGCATGCATGTCTGCCCCACAACTGTGCCGCGGCCATTTTACCGGGCAGCCACAAGCAAGGTCCGGTTCAAGGTCAGGAATCGCTGAAAGTCCAGCCCGAGTTCTGCAGCCACAGCATCCTCCTCCAGGCCCCGGAACCAGGATAATGGAGAAGAACCTAGAGGATGACAGCCGAGATAACACTCACTTTCCTACTCCCTTTCCTGCCAGGGAAACCCAGCCATGAACagagcaggagagaagagagtCCCCAAATCTACATCTAAGAACAATGCCAGAAGCTACGTTAGTGGTGCAGACCAGCaatggggaggctgaggcaggaggaccgctGAGAGTTTAAGGGTAGCCATGGTTACATAGCAAGTACCAGACCAGTATACAAGGCAAGATGCTGGCtccaaataaagaaatgaaatgaaatgaaatggggAGGGGGAACAATGAAATGGCTATGAGGGTAAAGATACCTGTAACCAAGCCTGGCTACCTGAGTTCAAATAGTGCAATCAGAGAACCAGTTCCCCAAGTTGACCCTCAGTCTCCACTCATACATCATAGCACGTGCACTCCCCCCAAATAAGTAAATGTTAAAgtccggtggtggtggtgcacacctttaatcccagcactgggcaggcagatctatgtgagtttgaggccagcctggtctgcagagcaagttccaggacaggctccaaaactacacagagaaactctcggggaaaaaacaaaaaacaaaaagttaaataaaccaatACAAAATCAACTCTTACTGAGCATTTAATTTTCCCCAGACACTGTGAGTAATTTGATCCACCTTGCTTAATATATTAAGCTATATTAATATGACATATTAATATATTAACTTCACACTGGCCCAATTCAAGGCTTAGTACATGGAGGTATTTACATGACGACCAGGCAGGCAGCAGGGCATATATGAAGTCTGACTGACACCAGACCACCTCTGTATTAGAAAGTTCctttcaaggggctggagatggtttagtggtcaAGAACATACAATGCTCTTCTagggtccagagttcaattcccagcaagcacaccaactggctcacaagcaccttcagctccaactccaggagacctacctcctctgacctccataagatCAAACAACATTCCATCCTGCAAGGGGGGGGCCTTACCCAGGGAAatacataactaaaaaaaaaaaagattcaagaactccctgaaactgaccagattcactaagACCCTCCCTGccagaataaacaataaaagctgAGCAGCCCCCTCAGAGGAAGTGAAGCTGAGCTGCAAAGAAGATTctcagagaagaaggaaaacaaacaaacaaacaaaaacctttgaGACCACACCAACTGCCTGCAAGAAGCAGACACCAGCCAGACTGCCCAGAAGAGACCAACTGAGGACCCCGAGAGGATGCTCTCCAACCTGCTGAGctacctgcaggctgtgcagtgtgctccaggttcccagcttttctgagctgtcacccatgctggggtgggctttggtgatgcagctgcctgtgagtcatttctgctcctgtagcccttcacccatattcctgtaagtgaCCCCAGTAAAACTCATTGACTTTGGTAACGTCCATACTTTGGTCTGTCGTGGGCCCCGTATCTGGGGTGAGTTAGACAAGCGTTTGTCTCCCCAGGAagagttttgtcacacaacagtACCTGCACATGCGAATAATTAAAGCATTGGTTCTTCTTCTTTGAGTCCTCCCACCAGATTCGTCCCCACGTCACCCTTCAAAGTTCCTCCCTCTTCTGACCAACCCCACTGGCCACCTGGTCTGGTCATGGAAGCCACAGGTATGGGTGTTTAGGGGGAAACCAGGCTCAAAGATGATTTGATGTTAACAGAGTGCTGAGAACCCATCTGATGCAGtctgctatttttgtttgtttgtttactttgtttttttgttttgttttgttttttgagacggtttctctgtgtggccctggctgtcctgaaactcactctgtagaccaaactagccttgaactcacagagatgcacctgcctctgccttgcgaatactagaattaaaggcgtgcacaccaCTGCCCAACTCAAGTTTGCtagtattctttttttccccccaaaacagggtttctcagtagctttagagcctgtcctggaacttgtagaccaggctggcctcgaactcacagagatccacctgcctctgcctcctgagtgttaggattaaaggtgtgccaccaccaccacccagtcgtGTTTGCTATTATTCTTCTCTATCTCCCAACAATCATTCCAATAACTCAACTAAAATTACTCTAAATCCAACATGTAGAACACAGACCCCAAACAGGTAAAGATTCTTCTCAGAAAAACTGGGTTTACAGTTTCTGTCATGGTGAGACCTGGCTCACTAGTGGGTAGCGAGGGAAGTAAAAGCTGGGAACCACTGACCTGGCCCAGTACTTCACGTTGTAGCTAAGAATAACACACAAATATAAAGTGTTTAATTCGGGCCAGATGATGTCTCAGGGCTGCACCTCGTTAGTGCTGAATCTGTTACCTCAGTCAATCTCTAAATAACTCCGTGAGGTAGCGCACTATGATTATCTTCCTTTTACGGCTGTGGAAACCAAGGCAAAGAAAGGTTAGGGAAAGAACCTAGGTCACACAGCTAGTGAGCACCTGAGTAGGGATTCAAACCTGCTCCGGGAAGGTCTGGCTCAGACCTTCCATTCCTCCTAGGCTCCTTTGCCTGATGGAGACAGTCTTGCCAAGtaatcctggctgacctggaactctctaccTAGTTcgggctgtcctcaaacttgttaCAGTCTTCCTCCCTCAAGCTCCCAAGCGCTGGGACTGTAAGCCTGCACCTCACTCAGCTAgggtcatgtttttttttagcCACACAGCAATACCACCTCTGAGTGAGGAAGCAAAACCCAGGGATGAGACCAGCTCACTCCCCTTCGCTTGGCTATTCTCTTCCCTTCCTACACCTTACCTCCCACACGGGGGTCTCATCTTCTACCCACCCCTCCGGAGTGTCAAGTGGGTGAAGTACTCACCTtgcaggtcagaggtcaccaGAGGGATGGGGTCCTGGGGAAAGGCAGCCTGGGCATGGGGGAGTGACAGccacaacagcagcagcaagggCATGGGGTGGGGGGCACGGGGCATCCTGTGCGGGGCAGCTCAAGCCCCAGGGGGTACCCCCTCACCCATACGCTGGCTCTGGAAGGGGAGACAGAAAAGTGGGGGAAGGGACTAAGTTCTCTCTAGCCTTGTTGCAGGCAGACTCCTCCCCAGGTCTATCCCCAGAAGACCCTGTGGGGTGGGGCAAAGAACCATCTCTGCCTCACTCCCAGCTGTCCCTGTCACTCAAGGCCTTTCCCTCTCCAACTGGCCCAAACTGGCTGGTGTGAAGCCTGCCGGTGTGACCCCAGGTAAGGACAGAACAGATCTGCTGCCCCTCCcagcctttcttcctctctcctgcctgggTCTGGGACAATTCGGTAGGTGACAGCTCCCGGCCCCCGTTGTGCTAACCCCTTCTCGGCTATAATTAGACCCTGATGCCTTAAAATTCTAAATAGTGACTCCTTGGcacgaggaggaggaagagggcaccaagtctgctctcccctccccttccagacCCCCACAGCACCCTGGGAGTAATGCAGGCACTGAGCCCAGGCAGAGGCGGCTGTGCAGCAGCCATGGGCCTGTCTAGGActgagaaagaacagaaggagagggaCAAACAGCCTGGGGGTCACTGACCTGGCCTAAGCTCATACTTAAGGGGCCATTCCCACTGCTGAGGAagaagctggggagggagggagtggggtgTTCGTGGAGGGGCTGTCTTAGCCAAAAATGAATCTGCATGAAAGCCAGATCAGAGGCTAAATTTAGCTCTGGCTGCAGCTGTCTCCTCGACCACTGTGCCCCCTCCCAGCCTGGAGCCCCCTGTTGCCTCCCGGGCTCCTAAGAACCAAAGCACGTTCTTTCTCAgtgaggggagaagagcagaccCACCCCCTCTGCAGAGCGAAGGACAGAAAGGACGGGTGAGGAGAAATGGCTGAACGTGCCCcgctttccccttcttccctcatcAGGCTGCCTctgaaattgaaatataaataattcaatGACAGGCAATTGTAGCCCAAAGTCCAAGAAAAGATGACTATGGCGAAGGGAGCGGTGAGATGGGTCTCCTTCCCACCACCAGCCCACCCCAGCCAGCTGACCCTGCCTGGGCCCACTGGAGGTGGCACACACAAGCCTCCTGCCTTCCCATCACATTGAAGTGAGGGGCTGAAGAGGCTCCAGTAGTCAAGTCAGGGAGCTGGGAGCCCTTTCTTTTGGGACCGACAATAAGCCTTAGTGGTCCATTCCAAGTCTTCTAAAGGAGAAACTCTGGGCTCACAAGCCTTCTTCCATCTCCCCAACAATGCCACTCAAAGCCAGGACCCAAGTGTCCACCCAAGCCCAATCAAGCGTCACTGGTGGGGAGGCTGACGTCAGGTGGGGCCCCAagagagctggaggaagggacaAAGTATGACCTCCCCCCTTTCCCCAGAGGCAGAACAGTTAGCTAGCTAAGGACCCCTCCACTGAAAGACCagatcctcctccctcctccaacCCATGTTTCCGGTTGCTGGTACTCcctagagaagagaaagggacacagcttgtcttctatgCTCTCCTACCTGCCCCCCCTCAAGTTGCCCTGGGCAACTGCTATCTTCACCCTGGAAACAACTTTAGTCTCTGGCAAGTGGGGAGAACATCTAGACCCTCATCctggccccccatggagtttgcTTCTAtcccctgctctcctctccttaCCTGGGGTGGTGGGTCCTGTGGGGGATGAAGGGGGATAGGAGCCCTCTGATCTAGAGAAGGGACAAAAGAAGGGGGGAAAATCACATCTCCCTTACACATCCTATAAAAGTAAATGTGCGAATTTGTGAAAAAGCTGTTGAAGCCAGTGTGGGGGAGATGCTATTGGGGGACCATTTTTTTTGGTCACAAAATGAGGACGGCTTTGCACCGGAAGATACGAGGGTAGCATTTGGCCTTTAGCCAGAAACTCCTAGAACTGCAGGGCCAGTCTTGGGAAAAGGTTGTCTAGGAGTTGTGGGGCTGATGGCCACTCCCATGTTAAAACCTTCAGAATCCAAGAGCCTCCCTGCAAAAGCGCCCTAGCTAGGGACAATAGAGGCTAATTTGCATCTAATTTGCATGCTCTTCATTTTCAGGCAAAAGGCTCTGATAGCAAGTACCTTCATCCCCTTCCTTCCTCGGAGAGCAAACCGTGCCTAGCTCCCACTTAACCTCTCTCACTAAGGACCCCCACACTCGCTCACTTTAAGCTGGGTTAGTCCAGCCTCTAAAAACACTTGGTTGGCCTTTTCCTTGGCCCACTAGACTCAAGGATGATACATCTTTAAGAGGGCTTCCCATAGCTGTTTGGGGGAGCAACATCTGGGTGGCTCCCATCCAATCCCTGGCCTGGGGACAGGCGTGCTGTGACCTGGAGAAATCCCAAGGAGAGACCTGGCCACTCTTTCCCCTTTCGGGTCCTCCCCGTGATTGAAAGATGAGACATGCCCCCTTTTTTCCCCTTAGCCAGACAGCCACCTCTGGGGAGTGGCCGAGGTCATAGCCGGTGTCTAGAGGAGCTAGGGAAGGGATTGAGAGGCCGGCCGGGGACAATAGCAGGAAACCATAGGCATGGTCGCCCGCCCCAGCCCACCTTCCTCAGGAGGCTCTGGGGTATGCTGAGCCTCAAAACCTTTTCACCCTACCCTTCCTCTCAGTTCCAGGCTTTGTACCTACCCTCCCTCCGATCCACCTCCCAATGTGGATAAACCAGGTGTCCGAAGCTTCGCGAGCGCTTAGCGTGAGGTGGGCCTAGGGCCAGGGGCTCGACGTGTCTCCCCCTCACTGGATCCGGGGCTCCGAGGAGGGGCGGGTAGCAACGTCTGGACCGGGACCGGGTCCCAGAGCCACGTTAgcgggaggaggggctggaggggccTGCAGGCGCAGACCGAGTGGGGATGGATTTGGGGTTGGGGGACGGAGGCGGGTCTCCCAGACCAGGGAAACAGGGCCAGAGGCTGGGAACCGCCGAGGGCGGGCCCTAGGCCCGCGCGGAGCTGGTAGGTGAGCTAGGATGCTGTCGCCAGGCCCGCTCTCCTCCGTGGGAGACCAGTCTAACAAAGCCCCGGGAGGAGTGAGGTGAAGCGTGGAGGTGGGCGCGGGGACTGATGCTTCTCCGTGGCCCCACTCCTGGACTCTTTGCCCAAACTGACCCCTCCCCCTGGGAGTGCTCAGACTCCAGCCTGCACAAGGACGAAGAAGCAACCCTGACACCAAAGTCCAGAACGACTTGTCCCCTTTCCTATTCCTGCAGGTCTACTTCTCCACAGGTCCCGGAGCCTCAGTTTCCCGCAGGAGAGGCAAGATGCTGGGCTTTCCACCCTCCGCATCATGCGcgcctcagaaaaagaaaatatccccTTTCGCGACCCCCAGTCTAGAGGGGCGGGACTGCTACCAGTCGGAAAAGAAGCTTACACCCTGCACCCAGCAGAGCATCTAGGCTCAGCCACGGTCCCCTCCTCCTCTAAGCACCCTAAATCCGCTGACCCTTTCTCTGTCAGGCGCAAGGCACGCTGAACACACTCGGGTCTTCGTGACACTCAAAAGCTTGACCCCCTCTTACGGcgctcctgcccctccctgcaGCTACATCCCTACCCCAGGGTACTTGCTCCGAGATCCGGGTCAGCGAGATCCAGGGAGCAGCAGGCAGCCCCCAGCTCCGCGCCGCACAGAGTTCGCAATCCGTGTTTGGGGTTCGGGCGAGATGCGACGAGCCTCCCGTCTGGATAGTGCTTGGGTTTAGGCTCCCGGAAGCTGTCGGGTTACGGGAGTCCTGGGTCCGAGTGGGAGCCCCTACTCCCGCCGCAGATCCGCGGAGGAAAACAATGCGACCGCCCGGAGCTCTGGGCTCGGCCCCAGCCGCCCCGCCCGCCTCCTGGCCGGACCCACCTCCGGCCCGCCTCTCGGTCCCTGCGACCAATAGGATGCTCATAGGCGGGCTAGACACCGCCTTCCCGCCACCTCTCCACCAATAGTAATACAGGGGGAGGGGCGCTGAGCGCACGGCCCACCCATAGCCCAGCGGAGAGGGTGAGCTGGAGACCAGATGGAAAGACCCACGGACAGTGGCTGAGACGCCGGCACGAGACACACAGATGGAGACAGACTGACAGAGACGAGTTCCTGGGCAGAAGTGTCCCAGAAAGTCAGGAGGACAATctgagaagagagacaggaaacCAGGGGGCCTCAGCTGGGCTGGGCTGTCAGAGCCTGCGCGAGCCTCCCTCACTTCCATCAGCGACTTAGGCGACCCTGCTCCCTAGGGAGTCTCCCGCCTTAGTCTCTCCGCGTTTCTCCTGGCTAAGCTTTTGCCTGTGTCTCCTTTGCATCCCCATATGCTTTCTCTGGTTCACGTTCATCCCGACCCCGATATGAAGGCCTGCAAGTAATTTGGGGGTGGAGGCCTGAGAAACGAAAAAAGTGTCCTCCGGTTTATCGTGCGCTCCTCATCTCTTCCCTCCCGACCTCTACTGTCAGAACAGGTCGGCCTTGAGCCACTACGCCAGGAAGCTAGGGGGCTGGCAGTCAGGAGACAGTTGACAAAAGAGGACAGGTAGGAAGGCTAACGCTCAAAGCCGGACTAACACTAGAGAAATACAGAGACCTGAAAGGGATCTGCCCGAACCCCATAGATGCAAGATTAGTGTGCATAAATGCACATCCTTAAAAGG
The nucleotide sequence above comes from Microtus pennsylvanicus isolate mMicPen1 chromosome 7, mMicPen1.hap1, whole genome shotgun sequence. Encoded proteins:
- the Sema6c gene encoding semaphorin-6C isoform X3, with the translated sequence MAAAQLWGRHACSWADMGPAWPLQHLAGDTCRDHVFSFDLQAQEEGEGLVPNKFLTWRSQDVENCAVRGKLTDECYNYIRVLVPWDSQRLLACGTNSFSPMCRSYGITSLQQEGEELSGQARCPFDATQSNVAIFAEGSLYSATAADFQASDAVVYRSLGSQPPLRSAKYDSKWLREPHFVYALEHRDHVYFFFREVAVEDSRLGRVQFSRVARVCKRDMGGSPRALDRHWTSFLKLRLNCSVPGDSTFYFDVLQALTGPVNLHGRSALFGVFTTQTNSIPGSAVCAFYLDDIERGFEGKFKEQRSLDGAWTPVSEDRVPSPRPGSCAGVGGAASFSSSQDLPDAVLLFIKAHPLLDPAVPPATHQPLLTLTSRALLTQVAVDGVAGPHRNTTVLFLGSNDGTVLKVLPPGGQSLRPEPIILEEIDAYSPARCSGKRSAQASRRIIGLELDTEGHRLFVAFPGCIVYLPLSRCARHGACQRSCLASQDPYCGWHRLRGCVSIRGPGGTDVDVTGNQESTEHGDCQDGATGSQSGPGDSAYVHLGPGPSLETPSSPSDAHPGPQSSTLGAHTQGVRRDLSPASASRSIPIPLLLACVAAAFALGASVSGFLVSCACRRARRRRSKDIESPGLPRPLSLRSLARLHGGGSEPPPPPKDGDAAQTPQLYTTFLPPPDGGPPPDLACLPTPESTPELPVKHLRASGGPWEWNQNGNNASEGPGRPAGCSAAGGPAPRVLVRPPPPGCPGQAVEVTTLEELLRYLHGPQPPRKGAEPLAPAAFSSRPPAPTPSPLPRDCVPPLRLDVPPEGKRAAPGGRPALSAPAPRLGVGRRLPFPTHRAPPALLTRVPSGGPARYSGGPGRHLLYLGRPDGYRGRSLKRADAKSPLTPKPPLAASTPPAPHGGHFNF